One Poecilia reticulata strain Guanapo linkage group LG19, Guppy_female_1.0+MT, whole genome shotgun sequence genomic window carries:
- the LOC103481052 gene encoding uncharacterized protein LOC103481052 isoform X2: MTGGRELLLLAAVIALLVRTEQKPTVYMTPNLSQIFTGDLLYLHCNDSQDGSTAIWKFNGNKETQSNPLKIAAASSKDSGIYNCTINGQTSDDFNFKVLEYVPIASLSITTGQPVMRKNAKVLLELTNDDGLQGWQCRVNRGTKTRTVKLKLNNENPTSFIFETKELIVPKTIYWCEKKDTEDRSNQVVLRTTDNEVTLEMYPFPAIAGEKMTLRCLVWGTNEVTKSVFYKENTKIKSVQGDTYDIPAVTESEVGSYKCKATYRYKDQTVDPHVYDSDVQDVPVHVCPVRAVLSDTMGCSCPSCDSQGPIKSYMYYKQNGDSWTMLGQNQHPDGDGTYHCRAVLVNMRTLPSNSVTYNRSISGPVIGILCFIVLLGLLIFAVAFYKWNKKRNERVDIYEQVPMRQGDSNYEAINVRQVKEGEYDTLQPGAEGRQKTGGEYEALTKREGKDEVYHTLGENVASGGGDGGYEALKTAGIQKDEYETLKTKQPELETVEEIKEEK; encoded by the exons ATGACAGGTGGACGGGAACTGCTGCTCCTGGCAG CAGTGATCGCTCTCCTGGTGCGAACTGAGCAGAAACCAACAG TGTACATGACTCCCAACCTGTCACAGATCTTCACTGGAGATTTGCTGTACTTGCACTGCAATGACAGTCAGGATGGGAGCACAGCAATCTGGAAGTTCAATGGCAACAAGGAAACGCAAAGTAACCCCCTGAAGATAGCAGCTGCTTCCTCCAAGGACTCAGGAATCTATAATTGTACAATCAACGGCCAAACAAGCGATGACTTCAACTTCAAAGTTCTAG AATACGTTCCCATCGCATCACTTAGCATCACGACAGGCCAGCCAGTGATGCGCAAGAACGCCAAAGTCCTGCTGGAGCTCACAAACGATGACGGACTGCAGGGATGGCAGTGCAGGGTCAACCGAGGAACGAAGACCAGAACAGTTAAACTGAAATTGAACAACGAAAATCCAACATCATTTATCTTTGAAACTAAAGAACTGATAGTTCCCAAGACCATCTACTGGTGTGAAAAGAAGGATACAGAGGACAGAAGTAACCAGGTTGTTCTCAGGACCACTG ACAATGAAGTGACTCTGGAAATGTATCCGTTTCCTGCAATAGCAGGAGAGAAAATGACCCTGAGATGTCTTGTGTGGGGAACAAATGAAGTTACCAAATCTGTCTTCTACAAAGAGAACACCAAAATCAAGAGCGTTCAGGGAGATACGTATGATATCCCTGCAGTTACTGAATCTGAGGTGGGAAGTTATAAGTGTAAAGCCACCTACAGATACAAGGACCAGACAGTCGACCCACATGTATACGATTCTGATGTCCAGGATGTACCTGTCCATG TTTGTCCCGTCAGAGCGGTGCTGTCTGACACCATGGGGTGCTCCTGTCCATCATGTGATAGCCAGGGGCCCATCAAGTCATACATGTACTACAAGCAAAATGGTGACTCCTGGACGATGCTCGGTCAAAACCAACATCCAGACGGTGACGGTACTTACCACTGCAGAGCTGTTTTGGTTAACATGAGGACTTTACCCAGCAACTCTGTGACAT ATAATCGCAGTATTTCTGGACCGGTGATTGGGATCTTGTGTTTCATCGTTCTGTTGGGATTGCTCATTTTCGCCGTGGCATTTTATAAGTGGAATAAGAAGAGAAATGAGAGAG TGGACATTTACGAGCAAGTCCCGATGAGGCAAGGGGATTCCAATTATGAGGCTATAAACGTGAGGCAAGTGAAAGAGGGTGAATACGACACGCTTCAACCTGGAGCAGAGGGCAGACAGAAGACAGGTGGCGAATACGAAGCACTGACGAAACGGGAAGGCAAAGACGAAGTTTACCACACTCTGGGAGAAAACGTAGCATCGGGGGGAGGAGACGGGG GTTACGAAGCTCTGAAGACAGCAGGAATCCAAAAGGATGAATAYGAAACCCTGAAAACCAAGCAACCGGAGCTGGAGACAGTGGAAGAGATAAAAGAGGAGAAATGA
- the LOC103481052 gene encoding uncharacterized protein LOC103481052 isoform X1 — protein MTGGRELLLLAAVIALLVRTEQKPTVYMTPNLSQIFTGDLLYLHCNDSQDGSTAIWKFNGNKETQSNPLKIAAASSKDSGIYNCTINGQTSDDFNFKVLEYVPIASLSITTGQPVMRKNAKVLLELTNDDGLQGWQCRVNRGTKTRTVKLKLNNENPTSFIFETKELIVPKTIYWCEKKDTEDRSNQVVLRTTDNEVTLEMYPFPAIAGEKMTLRCLVWGTNEVTKSVFYKENTKIKSVQGDTYDIPAVTESEVGSYKCKATYRYKDQTVDPHVYDSDVQDVPVHVCPVRAVLSDTMGCSCPSCDSQGPIKSYMYYKQNGDSWTMLGQNQHPDGDGTYHCRAVLVNMRTLPSNSVTYNRSISGPVIGILCFIVLLGLLIFAVAFYKWNKKRNERVDIYEQVPMRQGDSNYEAINVRQVKEGEYDTLQPGAEGRQKTGGEYEALTKREGKDEVYHTLGENVASGGGDGGYEALKTAGIQKDEYETLKTKQPERGTGAESGGDGGYEALKTAGIQKDEYETLKTKQPELETVEEIKEEK, from the exons ATGACAGGTGGACGGGAACTGCTGCTCCTGGCAG CAGTGATCGCTCTCCTGGTGCGAACTGAGCAGAAACCAACAG TGTACATGACTCCCAACCTGTCACAGATCTTCACTGGAGATTTGCTGTACTTGCACTGCAATGACAGTCAGGATGGGAGCACAGCAATCTGGAAGTTCAATGGCAACAAGGAAACGCAAAGTAACCCCCTGAAGATAGCAGCTGCTTCCTCCAAGGACTCAGGAATCTATAATTGTACAATCAACGGCCAAACAAGCGATGACTTCAACTTCAAAGTTCTAG AATACGTTCCCATCGCATCACTTAGCATCACGACAGGCCAGCCAGTGATGCGCAAGAACGCCAAAGTCCTGCTGGAGCTCACAAACGATGACGGACTGCAGGGATGGCAGTGCAGGGTCAACCGAGGAACGAAGACCAGAACAGTTAAACTGAAATTGAACAACGAAAATCCAACATCATTTATCTTTGAAACTAAAGAACTGATAGTTCCCAAGACCATCTACTGGTGTGAAAAGAAGGATACAGAGGACAGAAGTAACCAGGTTGTTCTCAGGACCACTG ACAATGAAGTGACTCTGGAAATGTATCCGTTTCCTGCAATAGCAGGAGAGAAAATGACCCTGAGATGTCTTGTGTGGGGAACAAATGAAGTTACCAAATCTGTCTTCTACAAAGAGAACACCAAAATCAAGAGCGTTCAGGGAGATACGTATGATATCCCTGCAGTTACTGAATCTGAGGTGGGAAGTTATAAGTGTAAAGCCACCTACAGATACAAGGACCAGACAGTCGACCCACATGTATACGATTCTGATGTCCAGGATGTACCTGTCCATG TTTGTCCCGTCAGAGCGGTGCTGTCTGACACCATGGGGTGCTCCTGTCCATCATGTGATAGCCAGGGGCCCATCAAGTCATACATGTACTACAAGCAAAATGGTGACTCCTGGACGATGCTCGGTCAAAACCAACATCCAGACGGTGACGGTACTTACCACTGCAGAGCTGTTTTGGTTAACATGAGGACTTTACCCAGCAACTCTGTGACAT ATAATCGCAGTATTTCTGGACCGGTGATTGGGATCTTGTGTTTCATCGTTCTGTTGGGATTGCTCATTTTCGCCGTGGCATTTTATAAGTGGAATAAGAAGAGAAATGAGAGAG TGGACATTTACGAGCAAGTCCCGATGAGGCAAGGGGATTCCAATTATGAGGCTATAAACGTGAGGCAAGTGAAAGAGGGTGAATACGACACGCTTCAACCTGGAGCAGAGGGCAGACAGAAGACAGGTGGCGAATACGAAGCACTGACGAAACGGGAAGGCAAAGACGAAGTTTACCACACTCTGGGAGAAAACGTAGCATCGGGGGGAGGAGACGGGGGTTACGAAGCTCTGAAGACAGCAGGAATCCAAAAGGATGAATAYGAAACCCTGAAAACCAAGCAACCGGAGAGAGGGACGGGCGCAGAAAGCGGAGGAGACGGGGGTTACGAAGCTCTGAAGACAGCAGGAATCCAAAAGGATGAATAYGAAACCCTGAAAACCAAGCAACCGGAGCTGGAGACAGTGGAAGAGATAAAAGAGGAGAAATGA
- the LOC103481051 gene encoding vesicular glutamate transporter 1-like, with product MEIRPDRFKAVAAKTLGKIYGALEKKQENGETIELSAEGRPELVQEKEMPVVDCTCFGLPRRYIIAILSGIGFCISFGIRCNLGVAIVSMVNSHTVFRDNKEVIVKAQFSWDPETVGMIHGSFFWGYIVTQIPGGFICQKFAANRVFGFAVVATSCLNMLIPTAARMHFGCVIIVRICQGLVEGVSYPACHGIWAKWAPPLERSRLATTAFCGSYAGAVIAMPLAGILVQYSGWSSVFYVYGSFGVMWYCFWILVSYESPAAHPTITEEERTYIEESIGESAQHAVTKFNTPWKSFFTSMPVYAIIVANFCRSWTFYLLLISQPAYFEEVFGFEISKVGILSALPHLVMTIIVPIGGQIADYLRSNQIMTTTNVRKIMNCGGFGMEATLLLVVGFSHTKGVAITFLVLAVGFSGFAISGFNVNHLDIAPRYASILMGISNGVGTLSGMVCPLIVGAMTKNKTREEWQGVFLIASLVHYGGVIFYGIFASGEKQPWAEPEELSVEKCGILDEDELANETEELYRSSGGAGYGATTQGSDPNGGGGGGWVSDWDRTEEYVQPAGTNSYAYGGEPGFT from the exons GGCGCTAGAGAAGAAGCAGGAAAATGGCGAAACCATCGAGCTGTCGGCGGAGGGCCGGCCGGAGCTGGTGCAGGAGAAGGAGATGCCGGTGGTGGACTGCACCTGCTTCGGCCTGCCCCGCCGCTACATCATCGCCATCCTGTCCGGGATCGGCTTCTGCATCTCGTTCGGCATCAGGTGCAACCTGGGCGTGGCCATCGTTAGCATGGTCAACAGCCACACCGTCTTCAGGGACAACAAGGAGGTCATCGTG AAAGCTCAGTTCAGCTGGGATCCAGAGACGGTGGGGATGATCCACGGCTCCTTCTTCTGGGGTTACATCGTCACCCAGATCCCCGGAGGTTTCATCTGTCAGAAGTTCGCAGCGAACAG GGTGTTTGGCTTCGCCGTCGTCGCCACTTCCTGCCTGAACATGCTGATCCCCACGGCGGCGCGGATGCACTTCGGCTGCGTCATCATCGTGAGGATCTGTCAGGGCCTGGTGGAG GGCGTCTCCTACCCGGCCTGCCACGGCATCTGGGCCAAATGGGCCCCGCCGCTGGAGCGCAGCCGCCTGGCCACGACGGCCTTCTGTG GCTCTTATGCGGGCGCAGTGATCGCCATGCCGCTAGCCGGAATCCTGGTCCAGTACTCAGGATGGTCCTCCGTCTTCTACGTCTACG GGAGCTTCGGGGTCATGTGGTACTGCTTCTGGATCCTGGTTTCGTACGAGAGTCCGGCGGCTCACCCGACCATCACGGAGGAGGAGCGGACGTACATCGAGGAGAGCATCGGCGAGTCGGCGCAGCACGCCGTGACG AAGTTCAACACTCCGTGGAAATCGTTCTTCACCTCCATGCCGGTCTACGCCATCATAGTGGCCAATTTCTGCCGCAGCTGGACCTTCTACCTGCTGCTCATCAGCCAGCCCGCCTACTTTGAGGAAGTGTTTGGCTTCGAAATCAGCAAG GTGGGGATCCTTTctgctctgcctcacctggTGATGACCATCATCGTTCCCATCGGAGGCCAAATCGCCGACTACCTGCGCTCCAATCAGATCATGACCACCACAAACGTCAGGAAGATCATGAACTGTGGAG GGTTCGGGATGGAGGCCACCCTCCTGCTGGTGGTCGGCTTCTCGCACACGAAGGGCGTCGCCATCACCTTCCTGGTTCTGGCGGTGGGATTCTCCGGGTTCGCCATTTCAG GTTTTAACGTCAACCACCTGGACATCGCGCCGCGGTACGCCAGCATCCTCATGGGGATCTCCAACGGCGTGGGCACGCTGTCCGGCATGGTCTGCCCGCTGATCGTTGGCGCCATGACCAAGAACAAG acGCGGGAGGAGTGGCAGGGTGTGTTTCTGATCGCCTCACTCGTTCATTATGGCGGGGTTATATTTTATG GTATTTTTGCCTCTGGGGAGAAGCAGCCGTGGGCCGAGCCGGAGGAGCTGAGCGTGGAGAAGTGCGGCATCCTGGACGAGGACGAGCTCGCCAACGAGACGGAGGAACTGTACCGCTCCAGCGGAGGAGCCGGCTACGGCGCCACCACCCAGGGCTCCGACCCCAacggaggcggcggcggcggctgggTCTCCGACTGGGACAGGACCGAGGAGTACGTCCAGCCGGCCGGGACCAACAGCTACGCTTACGGAGGCGAGCCGGGGTTCACATAG